The following are from one region of the Paenibacillus bovis genome:
- the mscL gene encoding large conductance mechanosensitive channel protein MscL: protein MGLIKEFKEFAVRGNVIDLAVGVIIGAAFGKIVTSLVNDIIMPPVGKLLGGVNFADRFWDLDSLTGSTKKYASLTEAQQAGAAVIAYGQFINTVIDFLIVAMCVFFLVKGVNMLKRKEHAKPEPEKTTKECPYCLNEIALKATRCSHCTSEV, encoded by the coding sequence ATGGGTTTAATTAAGGAATTCAAGGAATTTGCAGTGCGGGGCAATGTAATTGACCTTGCAGTAGGTGTAATTATCGGAGCAGCGTTCGGTAAAATTGTAACATCCCTGGTAAATGATATTATTATGCCGCCTGTCGGCAAGCTGCTTGGTGGTGTGAACTTTGCCGATCGGTTTTGGGATTTGGATAGTCTAACCGGTAGCACCAAAAAATATGCTTCATTAACCGAAGCACAGCAGGCTGGAGCGGCAGTTATTGCATACGGACAGTTCATTAATACGGTTATCGACTTTCTGATCGTTGCGATGTGTGTCTTTTTCCTGGTCAAAGGCGTCAATATGCTCAAACGCAAAGAGCATGCCAAACCAGAGCCGGAAAAAACAACCAAAGAATGTCCATACTGCCTTAACGAGATTGCTCTCAAAGCAACACGCTGCTCGCATTGCACTTCCGAAGTGTAA